The sequence CCCATTCCAAATTTCTTGGTTGTTAAAAAATCATTTGTTCCGATAGGCAAAAGCAAAGCCGGACCGACACCCCAGGTTAATTTCTCAGAGTTTTTGGGTGAAAAGAAAGCAGACATGACAGCATCCCCCAAACCGGATTGTTTTTCCCCAGGGGCAGTAATATTGTATTGCGTAATAACCGGTAGCACCACTCTTGTGATCATATTCAAATTTTTACTTACTGAAACTGGAATTACCGGTTGAATATTCAATGTATTCCGTGAACCATTAAACTCACCTATTCCATAATCGGTGTTGTTCTGCAAAGGGACAGATATCAATGACGCGATAGGATTGGCTAGCTTTTTAGCCAGCTCCGCGGCATCATCTTGTGCATTTGAATTGATGACAAAGGCAAAAATTAACAACGTAGTTAAGGTATAAATCTTGTTCATCTTGAATTGGTTAATTACTTTAAAAATAAATTATTCCAAGAAGATTGGAATCAAAGAGGAATAAAAATCAGAATAAATTAACAATTTCTTCTAAACCAAAAATATACTCCGATTAAACATTAGATGGGAAGAATCCTAAAAACAAGCAGGTCCAAAAAATAAAAATGGGGACTAAACGTCCCCATCTTCAAATTTTCAAGAATTATTAATTTCCTTCTTGCCCAGCTGTCAAAGATTGTAAAACTGCATCTAGGTTGAAGGAATCAGGTTTTTGCCTTGGAGGAAACTCTACAAAAGTCTTCACCATCTCTCCGGCAATGCCTTGAGAAGCACCTCCAGCAAACTGAATTATCCCTTCCATCCATTCATAGTAGCTATTGGAATTGTGTTGTGCTCGCTCGAATGGATCCATTTTAAGGTCAAATATCAAAGGGATCCTTAATTGAACAAATGGATACATCCAAACACCAAACTTATCAGCTTGTTGCTCCATAAATACCAATTTCCATCGGTCATATCTCATGGCAACCAATTGACCATCATCATTCCAATAATAGAATTCTCTTCTTGGAAAATTAGTTGCCCCATATTGATCCTTTGTCACGGTTTTTTCACCTGTCAGAAAAGGCAGAATATTATATCCATCCAAATGAACTTTATAAGTCATGTCTCCGACTTTATGACCATTTAATAGCTTCTCTTTTATATTAGGTTCACCAACTGCGGCCATCAAAGTTGGAAGCCAATCATTGCCTGCTACTACCTCATTTATTACTGTACCTGGTTTGATTTTACCAGGCCATTTAATAATCATAGGCACACGATATCCACCTTCCCAGTTAGTGTTTTTCTCCCCTCTAAATGGAGTAATTCCTCCATCTGGCCACATATTAAAGTGTGGACCATTGTCAGTAGTGTAAAGGATAATGGTATTGTCATCTACTCCCAAGGCTTCTAGCTTATTCAGCAATTGACCAATTTGATCATC comes from Algoriphagus halophilus and encodes:
- a CDS encoding arylsulfatase → MKKTIGLMASMLFSTLVIAQEKPNILVIMGDDIGYWNLSYNNRGMMGYRTPNIDRIAAEGAIFTDYYAEQSCTAGRAAFITGQMPVRTGLTKVGIPGAAVGIQKEDPTLAELLKPMGYATGQFGKNHLGDKDEFLPTNHGFDEFFGNLYHLNAEETPENPYYPKNPTFKEKYGPRGVIRSTADGKIEDTGPLTKKRMETIDQEVLNATEDFIERQVEDDKPFFVWFNTTRMHYVTHVPESYSGKTGLGEYADGMVQHDDQIGQLLNKLEALGVDDNTIILYTTDNGPHFNMWPDGGITPFRGEKNTNWEGGYRVPMIIKWPGKIKPGTVINEVVAGNDWLPTLMAAVGEPNIKEKLLNGHKVGDMTYKVHLDGYNILPFLTGEKTVTKDQYGATNFPRREFYYWNDDGQLVAMRYDRWKLVFMEQQADKFGVWMYPFVQLRIPLIFDLKMDPFERAQHNSNSYYEWMEGIIQFAGGASQGIAGEMVKTFVEFPPRQKPDSFNLDAVLQSLTAGQEGN